One window from the genome of Microbulbifer sp. ALW1 encodes:
- the mreD gene encoding rod shape-determining protein MreD — MDAHNRWFILLTIFVALLLAVMPLPTNWLWFRPAFCALLVIFWTTRMPQELGVGFAWMVGLVEDLVTGSTLGAHALALGVLAYFSLLTYRRTRAFNPAQQLMWVFVLVGINQLLGNWVHSLAGKTVPGLTFLWPALTTALLWPLVTPWLHLTASRLQVR; from the coding sequence ATGGATGCCCACAATCGCTGGTTTATCCTGCTTACAATTTTCGTTGCCCTGCTGTTGGCGGTCATGCCTTTGCCAACCAACTGGTTGTGGTTTCGCCCGGCGTTCTGTGCGTTGCTGGTGATTTTCTGGACGACCCGTATGCCTCAGGAGCTGGGGGTGGGCTTTGCCTGGATGGTGGGTCTGGTAGAGGATCTGGTGACCGGGTCCACGCTCGGGGCCCATGCCCTGGCGCTGGGGGTACTGGCCTACTTCAGCCTGCTGACCTATAGGCGCACCCGCGCATTCAACCCCGCCCAGCAGCTGATGTGGGTGTTTGTGCTGGTGGGAATCAATCAATTGTTGGGCAACTGGGTGCACAGCCTCGCGGGCAAGACGGTACCGGGCCTCACCTTTTTGTGGCCGGCGCTGACCACCGCGCTGTTGTGGCCGCTGGTCACACCCTGGCTACACCTGACGGCATCGCGCCTGCAGGTACGTTAG
- a CDS encoding neutral zinc metallopeptidase produces the protein MRWRQGRRSSNVEDRRGEPSPGGGGGLGGLGNLLALAPLLLRSKRGWLILLALGALYYFGGNLFSGMQSTESPSLGPDSQTAPGTQGTDDEVAQFVSVVLADTEDTWGKLFQQAGGQYVAPKLVLYNDAVRSACGLSSAAVGPFYCPGDAKVYLDLNFLNELKKLGAPGDFAFAYVIAHEVGHHVQNQMGISAKVQQARMQADKVTANRLSVMLELQADCYAGVWAFYAHRDRNMLEPGDIEEGLRAAAAVGDDHLQRRSGRAVSPDAFTHGSAEQRAYWFRQGFTTGDVNKCNTFAALSGQ, from the coding sequence ATGCGCTGGCGTCAGGGTCGCAGAAGTTCGAATGTGGAAGATCGCCGTGGAGAGCCCTCCCCCGGTGGCGGTGGTGGCCTTGGAGGTCTTGGCAATTTGCTTGCCCTGGCCCCTTTGCTACTGCGCAGCAAGCGGGGCTGGTTAATCCTGCTGGCCCTCGGGGCGCTCTACTATTTCGGCGGCAACCTCTTCAGTGGTATGCAAAGCACCGAGTCCCCGAGCCTCGGACCGGACTCACAGACCGCGCCCGGCACCCAGGGCACCGATGACGAGGTCGCGCAGTTTGTCTCGGTGGTGCTGGCCGATACCGAAGACACCTGGGGGAAACTGTTCCAGCAGGCTGGAGGCCAATATGTTGCGCCCAAGCTGGTACTTTATAACGATGCCGTGCGCTCCGCCTGCGGACTTAGCTCCGCGGCCGTGGGGCCCTTCTATTGCCCCGGGGACGCCAAGGTCTACCTGGACCTGAACTTCCTGAACGAACTGAAAAAACTCGGCGCGCCGGGGGACTTCGCCTTCGCCTATGTGATCGCCCACGAGGTGGGGCACCATGTGCAGAATCAGATGGGCATATCGGCCAAAGTGCAGCAGGCGCGGATGCAGGCGGACAAAGTCACCGCGAACCGACTGTCGGTAATGCTGGAGTTACAGGCGGACTGCTACGCCGGTGTCTGGGCATTTTATGCCCACCGGGACCGCAACATGCTGGAACCCGGCGACATAGAGGAAGGCCTGCGCGCCGCCGCTGCGGTCGGTGACGACCACCTGCAAAGACGCTCCGGCCGCGCCGTCTCCCCCGACGCCTTCACCCACGGCAGCGCCGAACAGCGCGCCTACTGGTTCAGGCAGGGCTTCACCACCGGCGACGTGAACAAGTGCAATACGTTTGCAGCACTATCGGGCCAATAA
- a CDS encoding YhdP family protein — translation MLLMLWLRWFARKFWLLVVAIVISLAILVQTGRILSPQVGKYSPEIGQWLSARLGAPVSLEHISLRWQALEVALQIDGLNIGAEGQVKLQRGLFHLDLLASLWNRELIWKNLEVDGFSAHLEQRAEGGWQVHGFPLTARPEGEPSSTATTRLGDPARIFQLGPKVLVRDAHIGLTLTDGQSANLDLPEILLENSGSFHRLVAKAFVSGAMESLHTGEESLRLVLEGRGNPRRAEDFSLRGYVQLNELLVDADLVNLLYQLSPLPEKFYWPGRKLAGGRLWLNSDAKSGYSLRGDLSLAQVAAPDAAPGSESAQESAPGSVGALETLNALSSNLSGRWRPGQSWELVLQQLGLNWQQLEVPDINLQASGDQSGNLQLAVDQIELQAWHRVLRVLELIPEKADEWLRALEPSGDLQNVRLSRTDGEVSVAANLHQVSAGAHRGAPAVSGVNGFLSLNGQGGWVELDSHDGFSAHFPLLYDAPFAFAAARGTVAWDIDRDHNTVSVYSGPLMLDAASGKAANAVAAAGGASSPSGGAFRGQFLLQIPLVPHSRAADFTLALGLRNVTVTDQRNLVPTVVSSDLRKWLNESVGRNNDGQIPSAGFVYRGYSYKDGDDKDLLALGQHDYRQTVQLQADIANSSLKYAAGWPAAENVQGHLGINDRNVLVVAPKARLWHVDGANVAVRVSPEAEGSRLDVRAQLAGPAADGLKLLQDSPLRDKLGSAFDHWALDGEMQGSLHITQPLGGARFEPSQQVDLALSGARLSLQNLRLDIDQLNGNVRYHSVDGLKGSSFRGQLWGQPLRATIQHLGAGAERDTQVVIHGKAETASIGEWSQRPELQWLDGALDYTARITIPAQAKEKPYAAVLELSSDLEQVAVNLPEPLKKPAGDKSRFVMRVPIGEQGNLYHLSYGEHLQGQIWQVDGQLERAAIALNAEAKLPESPGISIIGDLPRVELQPWKQALTIYSDAKNTQSAAAAQAVAADQAPVAEGAGRPQQPAEASEPVLPISLDLSTDLLQVSESTRIENIHVRGRGLGGDWQLAFDSETAAGELAGALNSTTPLKLSLDHLRLPALSKGSESDTAVAETSGETADAAAQTPAVDRWSGFDFASLPPVDFSTEGLWLGDESMGPWSFQLRPSAERLVISEIRGAMRGIQIEGRGEGENRLGAQLMWMRDAQGRESSQFIGRLRGEDLGQVLEAWGQEAAMQSRSAIFDTALRWDGSPAMVNANGLSGEIGIDIRNGSFLRAEDNAGTSLLRLLSLFNFDTWARRLRLDFSDLVQSGLTFDRVHGEVYFEGDGELLIAVPIQVEGPTSELQMAGRVNLQREDLNLTLVATLPVGNNLAFVAALAGGLPAAAGVYLISKVFKKQVDRVASVSYRINGEWSDPKVRFDKLFDDGAAGREGQNAVATSKARSELEIKHPQPIAPKTADSARAKEPVPSGSKFSGGVDARRGEGAVTENAAPRDWGAG, via the coding sequence ATGCTCCTGATGCTGTGGCTGCGCTGGTTTGCCCGCAAGTTCTGGTTGCTGGTGGTCGCGATCGTGATCTCCCTCGCGATCCTGGTGCAGACCGGGCGCATTCTGTCGCCCCAAGTCGGCAAATACAGCCCTGAAATTGGCCAGTGGCTGTCCGCTCGCCTGGGCGCTCCGGTTTCCCTCGAGCATATTTCCCTGCGTTGGCAGGCGCTGGAAGTGGCGCTGCAGATCGATGGGCTCAACATCGGTGCCGAGGGGCAGGTCAAGCTGCAGCGGGGCCTGTTTCACCTGGATCTTCTGGCCAGTCTCTGGAACCGCGAGCTGATCTGGAAAAACTTAGAGGTGGATGGCTTTTCGGCGCATCTCGAGCAGCGCGCCGAAGGTGGTTGGCAAGTGCATGGATTCCCGCTGACGGCCAGGCCGGAAGGAGAGCCGAGTTCGACAGCGACGACACGCCTTGGGGATCCCGCGCGGATATTTCAGCTGGGCCCGAAAGTCCTGGTGCGGGATGCCCACATCGGCCTGACCCTGACCGATGGCCAGTCTGCGAACCTGGATCTGCCGGAAATCCTATTGGAAAACAGCGGCAGCTTTCACCGCCTGGTGGCGAAGGCATTCGTGAGCGGTGCCATGGAAAGCCTGCACACTGGTGAAGAGAGCCTGCGTCTGGTTCTGGAAGGGCGCGGCAATCCGCGCCGCGCCGAGGATTTTTCCCTGCGCGGTTATGTGCAGCTGAACGAGTTGCTGGTCGACGCCGATCTGGTCAACCTTCTGTACCAGTTATCCCCACTGCCCGAGAAATTTTACTGGCCGGGCCGCAAGCTGGCCGGGGGGCGACTGTGGCTCAACTCGGATGCCAAGTCGGGCTACAGTCTGCGCGGGGATCTGAGTCTCGCCCAGGTAGCGGCCCCTGACGCGGCACCGGGATCGGAATCTGCGCAGGAATCGGCGCCGGGATCCGTGGGCGCCCTGGAAACCCTGAACGCGCTGTCCAGTAATCTCTCCGGGCGTTGGCGGCCGGGTCAGTCGTGGGAACTGGTATTGCAGCAGCTGGGGCTCAATTGGCAGCAGCTGGAAGTGCCTGACATCAATTTACAGGCCAGTGGCGACCAGTCAGGTAATCTGCAGCTGGCGGTGGATCAAATCGAACTGCAAGCCTGGCACCGGGTACTGCGGGTGCTGGAGCTCATTCCCGAAAAGGCCGACGAGTGGCTGCGGGCGCTGGAGCCCAGCGGCGACTTGCAGAACGTGCGTCTGTCGCGCACCGATGGTGAAGTCTCGGTGGCGGCGAATCTGCATCAGGTCAGTGCCGGTGCCCACCGCGGTGCGCCAGCGGTGTCCGGCGTTAACGGATTCCTTTCTCTCAATGGCCAGGGCGGCTGGGTAGAGCTGGACAGTCACGACGGCTTCAGCGCCCACTTCCCCTTACTCTATGACGCTCCCTTTGCCTTTGCGGCGGCCCGGGGCACCGTTGCCTGGGATATTGATCGCGATCACAACACGGTGTCTGTGTATTCCGGACCTCTGATGCTGGATGCGGCTTCGGGCAAGGCTGCGAACGCCGTAGCGGCCGCTGGCGGAGCTTCTTCTCCTTCGGGCGGAGCCTTTCGCGGCCAGTTCCTGCTGCAGATCCCGCTGGTGCCACACTCCCGCGCGGCCGACTTCACTCTCGCCCTGGGCTTGCGCAATGTGACGGTGACGGACCAGCGCAATCTGGTGCCCACGGTGGTGAGCAGTGATCTGCGCAAGTGGCTGAATGAGAGCGTTGGCCGCAACAACGACGGACAGATTCCCAGTGCCGGGTTTGTCTACCGGGGTTACAGCTACAAAGACGGTGACGACAAGGACTTGCTGGCGCTGGGGCAACACGACTATCGCCAGACGGTTCAGTTACAGGCGGATATCGCCAATAGCAGCCTTAAATATGCCGCCGGTTGGCCCGCCGCAGAAAATGTTCAGGGGCATCTGGGGATCAATGACCGCAATGTTTTGGTGGTGGCGCCCAAAGCACGCCTGTGGCATGTGGATGGGGCCAATGTAGCGGTACGGGTTTCCCCGGAAGCGGAAGGCTCAAGGCTCGATGTGCGGGCACAGCTGGCGGGTCCGGCTGCGGATGGACTGAAGCTGCTGCAGGATTCGCCACTGCGCGACAAGCTGGGTAGCGCCTTTGATCACTGGGCGCTGGACGGGGAGATGCAGGGCAGCCTGCATATCACGCAGCCTCTGGGTGGCGCGCGTTTTGAACCCAGCCAGCAGGTGGATCTGGCGCTCTCCGGCGCCAGGCTGTCACTGCAGAATCTGCGGTTGGACATAGACCAGCTGAATGGCAACGTGCGCTACCACAGTGTCGACGGTCTCAAAGGTTCGAGCTTCCGCGGGCAGTTGTGGGGGCAGCCGCTGCGCGCCACCATTCAGCACCTGGGGGCAGGGGCGGAGCGTGATACCCAGGTGGTGATTCACGGTAAGGCGGAAACCGCGAGTATTGGCGAGTGGAGCCAGCGACCGGAATTGCAGTGGCTGGATGGCGCGCTGGACTATACCGCCCGTATTACCATTCCCGCTCAAGCCAAGGAGAAACCCTACGCGGCGGTGCTGGAGCTGTCCTCAGACCTGGAACAGGTAGCGGTCAACCTGCCGGAGCCACTGAAAAAGCCCGCCGGTGACAAGTCCCGCTTTGTGATGCGGGTGCCGATTGGCGAGCAGGGCAATCTCTACCACCTCAGTTATGGTGAGCATTTGCAGGGGCAAATCTGGCAGGTAGATGGGCAATTGGAGCGCGCGGCCATTGCCCTCAACGCCGAAGCGAAACTGCCGGAGTCACCTGGAATATCCATTATCGGTGACCTGCCGCGGGTGGAATTGCAGCCGTGGAAGCAGGCGCTGACGATCTACTCCGATGCGAAAAACACCCAATCCGCCGCCGCTGCTCAGGCGGTTGCGGCCGATCAGGCACCGGTCGCTGAGGGGGCGGGTAGGCCCCAGCAGCCGGCGGAGGCCAGCGAGCCCGTCCTGCCGATTTCCCTGGACCTGAGTACCGACCTGCTGCAGGTTTCCGAGTCAACCCGCATCGAAAATATCCATGTGCGCGGTCGCGGGCTGGGTGGGGACTGGCAGTTGGCGTTTGATAGCGAAACCGCCGCCGGTGAACTCGCCGGCGCGCTCAACTCCACCACACCACTGAAGCTGTCATTGGATCACTTGCGCCTGCCGGCCCTCAGCAAGGGAAGCGAGAGCGATACCGCAGTCGCAGAAACCTCCGGTGAAACCGCCGATGCCGCCGCGCAAACGCCCGCTGTAGATCGTTGGTCGGGCTTTGATTTTGCCAGCCTGCCACCGGTGGATTTCAGCACCGAGGGCCTGTGGCTGGGGGACGAGTCCATGGGCCCCTGGTCCTTCCAGCTGCGACCTTCGGCGGAGCGTCTGGTGATCAGCGAGATTCGCGGCGCCATGCGCGGTATTCAGATCGAGGGGCGTGGCGAAGGAGAGAATCGTCTCGGTGCGCAGCTGATGTGGATGCGCGATGCGCAGGGGCGGGAGTCGTCCCAGTTTATCGGTCGTCTGCGCGGTGAAGACCTGGGGCAGGTGTTGGAAGCCTGGGGCCAGGAGGCCGCCATGCAAAGCCGCAGCGCCATTTTTGACACCGCTCTGCGCTGGGATGGGTCGCCGGCAATGGTCAACGCCAATGGCTTGTCGGGGGAGATCGGTATTGATATCCGCAACGGCAGCTTCCTGCGCGCCGAAGATAACGCGGGTACATCACTCTTGCGGCTGCTCTCGCTGTTCAATTTCGACACCTGGGCGCGGCGCCTGCGACTGGATTTTTCCGACCTGGTACAAAGCGGGCTGACCTTCGACCGGGTACACGGTGAGGTGTACTTTGAGGGTGATGGTGAGCTGTTGATTGCGGTACCCATTCAGGTTGAGGGGCCCACAAGCGAATTGCAGATGGCCGGACGGGTTAATTTACAGCGCGAAGACCTGAATCTGACGCTGGTGGCGACATTGCCCGTGGGCAACAACCTGGCGTTTGTGGCGGCACTGGCCGGTGGCCTGCCGGCGGCGGCGGGGGTCTATCTGATCAGTAAGGTATTCAAGAAACAGGTGGATCGGGTGGCGAGTGTCAGCTATCGGATCAACGGTGAATGGTCGGACCCGAAGGTGCGATTTGACAAACTGTTCGATGATGGCGCTGCCGGGCGCGAGGGGCAGAACGCGGTCGCTACCTCAAAAGCGCGCAGCGAGCTCGAGATAAAACATCCGCAGCCGATTGCGCCGAAAACAGCGGACTCTGCGCGGGCCAAGGAACCTGTGCCTTCTGGCAGCAAGTTCAGCGGTGGTGTCGATGCGCGCCGGGGCGAGGGTGCGGTTACTGAGAACGCTGCGCCGCGGGATTGGGGCGCCGGCTGA
- a CDS encoding LON peptidase substrate-binding domain-containing protein — MSGDYPYFSGTDGIFVASMDLNRVLILSLIPLFPLNMALFPGVTLPLRIFEQRYLRLVTESMKADTGFGVALIRSGREVGPAEVWPLGLYVRIVDWSQGEEGLLHIDVAGESRFRVLESFPEEDGLLMAEVEWLPDEESHPVPESCDGLLAVLTELKQHAASLALKFAPVESAEALSWQLAQLLPLEDAARVELLASQDPLERLAHIAANLDRWARQ; from the coding sequence TTGTCGGGAGATTATCCTTACTTCAGCGGCACCGATGGTATCTTTGTCGCGTCCATGGACCTCAACAGGGTGCTTATTTTGTCGTTGATCCCACTGTTTCCGCTCAATATGGCGCTGTTTCCCGGCGTGACACTGCCGCTGCGTATCTTCGAGCAACGCTACCTGCGGCTGGTAACCGAATCCATGAAGGCGGATACCGGCTTTGGTGTTGCGCTGATTCGCAGCGGCCGTGAGGTGGGGCCGGCGGAGGTGTGGCCGCTGGGGCTCTATGTGCGGATTGTGGACTGGAGCCAGGGTGAGGAAGGGCTGCTGCATATTGATGTGGCGGGAGAGTCCCGATTCCGGGTTCTGGAGTCCTTTCCCGAAGAAGACGGCCTGTTGATGGCAGAGGTGGAGTGGCTGCCGGATGAAGAGTCGCACCCGGTGCCGGAAAGCTGTGACGGCTTGCTGGCGGTGCTGACCGAGCTGAAGCAGCATGCCGCTTCCCTGGCGCTCAAGTTTGCCCCGGTGGAATCTGCTGAGGCACTGTCCTGGCAGCTGGCGCAACTGTTGCCGCTGGAGGATGCGGCGAGGGTCGAGTTGCTGGCCAGCCAGGATCCTCTGGAGCGGCTGGCACATATCGCCGCCAATCTGGATCGCTGGGCCAGGCAGTAA
- a CDS encoding peptidylprolyl isomerase — protein MPRATARHILVETEAQCLDLKKQIEDGADFGKIAQQFSKCPSGRSGGDLGEFSQGQMVPEFDKVVFNDELNKVHGPVKTQFGYHLLEVTSRKD, from the coding sequence GTGCCTAGAGCAACAGCCCGCCACATTCTGGTAGAAACCGAAGCCCAGTGCCTGGATCTGAAAAAGCAGATCGAAGATGGTGCCGACTTTGGCAAAATTGCCCAGCAGTTTTCCAAGTGCCCTTCCGGCCGCAGCGGCGGTGATCTGGGTGAGTTCAGCCAGGGTCAGATGGTGCCGGAATTCGACAAGGTCGTATTCAACGATGAGTTGAACAAGGTGCACGGCCCGGTGAAAACCCAGTTTGGTTATCACCTGTTAGAAGTCACCAGCCGTAAAGATTGA
- a CDS encoding nucleoside triphosphate pyrophosphatase, translating into MPDFEPRVPPSDARPQRLILASASPRRAALLMQIGVPFSTAATDIVETRSPGESPRDYVLRLAEEKSRAGLALAGIEGDRNSNLWSLGADTLGVAGGEILEKPRDFTDFARMMRLMSGTEHSVLTAICLSGADASYRKVVETRVRFRALDRRLIEGYWNTGEPADKAGGYGIQGMGALLVESISGSYSNVVGLPLEALAGFLEQAGIEYWQFDKRSDAGMI; encoded by the coding sequence GTGCCAGACTTTGAACCCCGAGTGCCGCCATCCGATGCGCGGCCACAGCGCCTTATTCTGGCCTCCGCGTCACCGCGGCGGGCGGCGTTGTTGATGCAGATTGGGGTGCCTTTTTCCACCGCAGCGACGGATATTGTGGAAACTCGCTCGCCCGGGGAAAGCCCAAGAGATTATGTTCTGCGTCTGGCAGAGGAGAAGTCGCGCGCGGGCCTGGCGCTGGCCGGTATCGAGGGTGACCGCAACAGTAACCTTTGGTCCCTGGGGGCGGATACCCTGGGTGTTGCCGGTGGCGAGATACTGGAAAAACCCCGGGATTTCACCGATTTTGCCCGCATGATGCGCCTGATGTCTGGAACTGAACACTCGGTGCTCACCGCCATCTGCCTCTCCGGTGCCGACGCCAGCTACCGCAAAGTGGTGGAAACCCGGGTGCGGTTCCGCGCGCTGGACCGGCGCCTGATCGAGGGCTATTGGAATACCGGCGAGCCCGCCGATAAAGCCGGCGGCTACGGGATTCAGGGCATGGGCGCGCTGTTGGTGGAGTCCATCTCCGGCAGTTACAGCAACGTGGTCGGCTTGCCCCTGGAGGCGCTGGCCGGATTTCTGGAGCAGGCGGGTATCGAGTACTGGCAGTTTGACAAGCGGTCAGACGCAGGGATGATTTAG
- the mreC gene encoding rod shape-determining protein MreC has product MPIKPLFTRGPSPESRIIVLGLVAAALIVINLYTDWLDPVRERLSSLAAPFYWITGTPSRVGDWAEETLRTREELEEENGRLKHQVMLLEQQTQLLAAVRAENTQLKELMNSAESVDQRVLVAQVIGVSPDPLEHVLIIDKGRSDGIRQGAAIMDASGLLGQVIEAGDFSSRVLLITDANHALPVQVLRNSVRAVAEGTGDLYRLKLRHLANTSDIREGDLLLSSGLGGRFPAGYPVGEVISVKRDPGRAFADVDVQPRGLMNRSRFVLAVIDSQD; this is encoded by the coding sequence CTGCCCATTAAGCCGCTATTTACCCGAGGCCCGTCTCCGGAATCCCGCATCATCGTGCTGGGACTGGTGGCGGCTGCGCTGATCGTTATCAATCTCTACACCGATTGGCTGGATCCGGTGCGCGAGCGCCTTTCCAGTCTCGCCGCGCCTTTCTACTGGATCACCGGTACGCCCTCCCGAGTCGGGGACTGGGCGGAGGAAACGCTGCGTACCCGGGAAGAGTTGGAAGAGGAAAACGGCCGCCTCAAGCACCAGGTCATGCTGCTGGAGCAGCAGACCCAGCTGCTGGCGGCGGTGCGTGCGGAAAATACCCAGCTGAAAGAGCTGATGAACTCGGCCGAGAGTGTCGACCAGCGGGTACTGGTAGCCCAGGTCATCGGCGTTTCCCCCGATCCCCTCGAGCATGTGTTGATTATCGACAAGGGCCGCAGCGATGGCATACGCCAGGGCGCGGCCATCATGGATGCCAGTGGCTTGCTGGGCCAGGTGATCGAAGCCGGCGATTTCTCCAGCCGGGTGCTGTTGATCACCGACGCCAACCATGCGCTGCCAGTTCAGGTACTGCGCAACAGCGTGCGCGCCGTGGCCGAAGGTACTGGCGATCTTTACCGCCTCAAGCTCCGCCATCTGGCCAATACCAGCGATATCCGCGAGGGTGACCTGCTTCTGAGCTCCGGCCTTGGCGGGCGTTTCCCCGCCGGTTACCCGGTGGGCGAGGTTATCTCGGTGAAGCGGGATCCTGGTCGCGCCTTCGCAGATGTGGATGTGCAGCCGCGGGGGCTGATGAATCGCAGTCGCTTTGTGCTGGCGGTCATCGACAGTCAGGACTGA
- a CDS encoding rod shape-determining protein: protein MFKRLRGMFSSDLSIDLGTANTLIYVRDRGVVLDEPSVVAIRHYNGTKIVEAVGVEAKRMLGRTPGNITAIRPMKDGVIADFQVTEKMLQHFIKKVHENSWMRPSPRVLVCVPCQSTEVERRAIRESALGAGAREVWLIEEPMAAAIGAGIKVEEASGSMVVDIGGGTTEIAIISLNGVVYSDSVRIGGDRFDEAIVNYVRRNYGSVIGDATAERIKEEIGCAYAGSEVREIDVRGRNLAEGVPRSFTLNSDEILEALQEPLSGIVQAVKSALEQSPPELASDIAERGMVLTGGGALLRDLDRLLMEESGLPVIVADDPLTCVARGGGQALDMMDKSRLYLVSN, encoded by the coding sequence ATGTTTAAACGTTTGCGGGGCATGTTCTCCAGTGATCTCTCTATCGACCTGGGTACTGCCAACACGCTGATCTACGTGCGCGATCGCGGCGTAGTCCTCGACGAACCCTCTGTTGTAGCCATTCGCCACTATAACGGCACCAAAATCGTGGAAGCGGTCGGTGTAGAAGCCAAGCGTATGCTGGGCCGTACCCCGGGCAACATCACCGCCATTCGTCCGATGAAGGACGGGGTTATTGCCGACTTCCAGGTGACCGAAAAAATGCTGCAGCACTTCATCAAGAAAGTGCATGAAAACAGCTGGATGCGCCCCAGCCCTCGCGTGCTGGTGTGTGTGCCCTGCCAGTCCACCGAAGTGGAGCGCCGCGCAATCCGCGAGTCTGCCCTCGGTGCCGGTGCCCGTGAGGTGTGGCTGATCGAAGAGCCCATGGCTGCGGCCATCGGCGCGGGTATCAAGGTAGAAGAAGCCAGCGGTTCCATGGTGGTGGACATCGGCGGTGGTACCACCGAGATCGCCATCATCTCCCTGAACGGTGTGGTCTATTCCGACTCCGTGCGTATTGGCGGTGACCGCTTTGATGAGGCCATCGTCAATTATGTACGCCGCAACTACGGCAGCGTCATTGGTGATGCCACTGCAGAGCGGATCAAGGAAGAGATCGGTTGTGCCTACGCCGGCAGTGAAGTGCGCGAAATCGACGTGCGAGGTCGCAACCTGGCGGAAGGGGTGCCGCGCAGCTTCACCCTGAACAGTGATGAGATTCTGGAAGCGCTACAGGAGCCGCTGTCCGGCATCGTGCAGGCGGTGAAAAGTGCGCTGGAGCAATCTCCCCCCGAGCTGGCTTCCGATATCGCCGAGCGCGGTATGGTGCTGACCGGTGGTGGTGCGTTGCTGCGGGACCTGGATCGCCTGCTGATGGAAGAATCCGGCCTGCCGGTGATCGTTGCCGACGACCCGCTGACCTGTGTTGCCCGCGGCGGTGGCCAGGCGCTGGATATGATGGACAAGAGCCGCCTGTATCTGGTTTCCAACTGA
- the rng gene encoding ribonuclease G — MSEELLINVAPMETRVALVENGVLQEVYLERTARRGIVGNIYKGKVVRVLPGMQAAFVDIGLERAGFIHASDIAPLDKDGMESREGEVADIRALVREGQSLVVQVVKDPISSKGARLTTHLSVSARYLVYMPQTRHIGISNRIEDEGERERLRALVDLASAKLEEEGHSGDGGFILRTVAEGVSEEELLRDIPFLYKLWKELEQRVKAEKEPAIIYEDLPLFMRALRDLARPHTEKIRIDSREAHARAAKFSSKYAPEIAPRIEHYPGERPLFDLYGVEEEIRKALQNKVTLKSGGYLIVEQTEAMSTIDVNTGAFVGHRNLEETIFKTNLEAATAIARQLRLRNLGGIIIIDFIDMQDPEHQRQVLRTLEKSLERDHAKNSITGVSELGLVEMTRKRTRESLGQILCEPCSVCAGRGTLKTAETVCYEIFREIIREARAYDSDKIMVLASQVVIDLLLDEESANVADLEEFIRRPIQFQVEPIYNQEQYDIVLV; from the coding sequence ATGAGCGAAGAATTACTCATCAATGTGGCGCCGATGGAAACCCGCGTGGCGCTGGTGGAAAACGGCGTACTGCAGGAAGTCTATCTGGAGCGCACCGCCCGCCGCGGTATCGTCGGCAATATATACAAGGGCAAAGTGGTGCGCGTGCTGCCGGGGATGCAGGCGGCGTTTGTGGATATCGGCCTGGAGCGCGCCGGATTTATCCACGCCTCGGATATTGCCCCATTGGACAAAGACGGCATGGAGTCCCGCGAGGGCGAAGTGGCGGATATTCGCGCCCTGGTGCGTGAGGGCCAGTCCCTGGTGGTGCAGGTGGTGAAAGACCCGATTTCCAGCAAGGGCGCGCGGTTGACCACGCACCTGTCGGTGTCGGCGCGCTATCTCGTGTATATGCCGCAGACCCGACACATCGGTATTTCCAACCGCATCGAGGATGAAGGCGAGCGCGAGCGACTGCGCGCGCTGGTGGATCTGGCATCCGCCAAACTCGAAGAAGAGGGCCACAGCGGTGACGGTGGCTTTATCCTGCGCACGGTGGCGGAAGGGGTAAGCGAAGAAGAGCTGCTGCGGGATATCCCTTTCCTGTACAAACTCTGGAAAGAGCTGGAGCAGCGGGTCAAGGCCGAAAAAGAGCCCGCCATCATTTATGAAGACCTGCCGCTGTTTATGCGCGCCCTGCGCGACCTGGCGCGGCCCCACACGGAAAAAATCCGCATCGACTCCCGCGAGGCCCACGCCCGCGCGGCCAAGTTCTCCAGTAAGTACGCCCCGGAAATTGCCCCACGTATCGAACACTATCCCGGCGAGCGGCCGCTGTTCGATCTCTACGGTGTGGAAGAGGAAATCCGCAAGGCCCTGCAGAACAAAGTCACCCTCAAGTCCGGCGGTTACCTGATCGTTGAGCAAACCGAGGCCATGAGCACCATCGATGTGAACACCGGTGCATTCGTGGGTCACCGCAATCTGGAAGAGACCATCTTCAAGACCAACCTGGAAGCGGCTACCGCCATCGCCCGCCAGCTGCGCCTGCGCAATCTGGGTGGCATCATCATCATCGACTTTATCGATATGCAGGACCCGGAGCACCAGCGCCAGGTGTTGCGCACCCTGGAGAAATCCCTGGAGCGGGACCACGCGAAAAACAGCATTACCGGGGTATCCGAGCTGGGCCTGGTGGAAATGACCCGCAAGCGCACTCGTGAATCCCTCGGCCAGATACTCTGTGAGCCCTGTTCCGTGTGCGCGGGTCGCGGCACCCTGAAAACTGCAGAGACCGTGTGTTACGAGATTTTCCGCGAGATCATTCGTGAGGCCCGGGCCTACGACAGTGACAAGATCATGGTACTGGCCAGCCAGGTGGTGATTGACCTGCTGTTGGACGAAGAGTCTGCCAATGTGGCGGATCTGGAAGAATTTATCCGCCGCCCCATCCAGTTTCAGGTGGAGCCCATTTACAACCAGGAGCAGTACGACATTGTACTGGTGTGA